A region of Streptomyces sp. NBC_01750 DNA encodes the following proteins:
- a CDS encoding class I SAM-dependent methyltransferase encodes MKDPSIRRSLTLFRAFMGERTDPDRCYTLLAHDAADQLERHMPLNDRLVVDVGGGGGHFTEEFRRRGAQSYLFEPDPRELGARGTIPLGSVVADGYLLPLADGIADICFSSNVLEHVADPQTFLSELIRVTRPGGLIYVSFTNWLSPWGGHEWAPWHYLGADRARARYLRRTGRPAKHALGDNLFAIHIGPTLRQVRAREDVSLITARSRYWPFLVQAVTRVPGLREIATWNLLLILRRRTETAAAMDSQLRATRG; translated from the coding sequence GTGAAAGACCCCTCCATCCGCAGGTCCCTCACTCTCTTCCGGGCGTTCATGGGCGAGCGGACCGACCCGGACCGGTGTTACACCCTGCTCGCCCATGACGCGGCCGACCAGCTCGAGCGGCACATGCCCCTGAACGACCGGCTGGTGGTGGATGTGGGCGGCGGAGGCGGCCACTTCACCGAGGAGTTCAGGCGGCGCGGAGCACAGAGCTATCTCTTCGAGCCCGATCCGCGGGAACTGGGCGCGCGGGGCACCATTCCCCTGGGCTCGGTGGTCGCCGACGGCTATCTGCTGCCCCTGGCCGACGGCATCGCCGACATCTGCTTCTCCTCCAATGTGCTGGAACACGTCGCGGACCCGCAGACCTTCCTCAGCGAACTGATCCGCGTCACCCGGCCGGGCGGGCTGATCTACGTCTCGTTCACCAACTGGCTCTCCCCCTGGGGCGGTCACGAGTGGGCTCCCTGGCACTATCTGGGCGCGGACCGCGCCCGCGCCCGGTATCTGAGGCGAACCGGGCGCCCCGCCAAACATGCCCTCGGCGACAACCTCTTCGCGATCCACATCGGTCCGACCCTGCGTCAGGTACGCGCCCGCGAGGACGTGTCCCTGATAACGGCCCGCTCACGGTACTGGCCGTTCCTCGTGCAGGCCGTCACCCGTGTTCCGGGCCTGCGCGAGATCGCCACCTGGAACCTCCTCCTCATCCTCCGGCGCCGAACAGAAACGGCAGCAGCGATGGACAGCCAACTGCGAGCCACCCGTGGCTGA
- a CDS encoding glycosyltransferase family 4 protein: MPQHVPPMLRAPLPHHRPKSPQHEPPSGPPPHPRRIVFLARRDLGNPAAGGSELLIDRIADGLTAHGHQVTLLCGGPAAFRDYRVVSAGGDAGHFLRARRAFERQVGDCDLFVEVCNGMPYLAPLWHRGPTLCLVNHVHTDIWTERFPGPAARLGRRLERWALTRAHSGNLLVAVSPSTADALHGLGVPRERIRLVHNGVEEPGPLAPTSAEPLFLAVGRLVEYKRIELLLRLWERVRPVTGGRLVIVGDGPERARLQALAGPGVTFTGRVSEAEKHRLLCAAWILLHPSLVEGWGLVVTEAAARSTPAIGFDVPGLRDSIDDGVTGVLARGESSFAAAWCTLALSPERRETLGRAAGQRAAHFRWGATVRQFRAAAAEAAPQRSDRL; the protein is encoded by the coding sequence ATGCCCCAGCACGTACCCCCCATGCTGCGCGCGCCACTCCCCCACCACCGTCCGAAATCCCCGCAACACGAACCTCCCTCCGGCCCTCCGCCGCATCCCCGCCGGATCGTCTTCCTCGCCCGCCGCGACCTCGGCAACCCGGCCGCCGGCGGCTCCGAACTGCTCATCGACCGTATCGCCGACGGGCTCACCGCCCACGGACACCAGGTCACGCTCCTGTGCGGCGGTCCCGCCGCCTTCCGCGACTACCGCGTGGTCTCGGCGGGCGGCGACGCCGGACACTTCCTACGCGCCCGCCGCGCCTTCGAACGGCAGGTCGGTGACTGCGACCTGTTCGTCGAGGTGTGCAACGGCATGCCGTACCTCGCCCCGCTGTGGCACCGCGGACCGACGCTCTGCCTGGTCAACCATGTCCACACCGACATCTGGACCGAGCGTTTCCCCGGCCCCGCCGCCCGGCTCGGCAGAAGGCTCGAGCGCTGGGCACTGACCCGCGCCCACAGCGGCAATCTGCTGGTCGCCGTCTCCCCTTCCACGGCCGATGCCCTCCATGGCCTCGGTGTCCCGCGCGAGCGGATCCGGCTCGTCCACAACGGTGTCGAGGAACCGGGTCCGCTCGCCCCCACATCGGCGGAGCCGCTGTTCCTGGCTGTGGGACGCCTCGTCGAGTACAAGCGGATCGAGCTGCTGCTGCGTCTGTGGGAGAGAGTCAGACCGGTCACCGGAGGCCGGCTCGTCATCGTGGGTGACGGGCCGGAACGGGCCAGGCTGCAAGCCCTCGCCGGGCCCGGCGTGACCTTCACCGGCCGGGTGTCGGAGGCCGAGAAGCACCGGCTGCTGTGCGCGGCCTGGATCTTGTTGCACCCCTCGCTCGTCGAGGGCTGGGGACTGGTGGTGACCGAGGCGGCGGCCCGGTCCACACCCGCCATCGGCTTCGACGTGCCCGGGCTCAGAGACTCGATCGACGACGGAGTCACCGGTGTGCTGGCCCGCGGCGAGAGCTCGTTCGCCGCTGCCTGGTGCACGCTGGCACTCAGCCCCGAGCGACGCGAGACGCTCGGCCGGGCGGCCGGGCAGCGCGCCGCGCACTTCCGCTGGGGCGCCACGGTCCGGCAGTTCCGGGCGGCGGCCGCGGAGGCCGCGCCGCAGCGGAGTGACCGGCTGTGA
- a CDS encoding DUF3068 domain-containing protein, which yields MRRTASPLSLVLLGVGVFLLVLAPMLARYVEPRAERTPTDTNVTTVLTGTGEYFDTTSLRTVRAQPITITRRVLGDVAASERSGRAVWDVSTAIDTPRTLAFRDPRRSYQWTLERWVTDRRTNAPVHCCGETPEYQGEAYLKFPFDVQQRDYLWWDSTLGATVRLEFKGTKKVAGYEGYRFTGSVKDTRTGTRQVPGRLVGLPKRSQVHAEEWYANQGIELVVDRRTGRIMNARIAPRKTLRAPGADEAKVVLLDSPGLEFTADTQHQQVALAKSDSGRLRALGDTAPIGAGAAGLVLAAAGGVLVARGRNPRIHSNANNVMERQSESRPNLSPP from the coding sequence ATGCGTCGTACCGCTTCGCCATTGTCGCTGGTCCTGTTGGGTGTCGGCGTCTTTCTGCTCGTACTGGCGCCGATGCTCGCCCGGTATGTGGAGCCACGCGCCGAACGCACCCCGACCGATACCAATGTCACGACGGTGTTAACCGGCACCGGGGAATATTTCGACACGACGAGCCTGCGAACCGTCCGGGCCCAGCCGATCACCATCACGCGACGGGTGCTGGGGGATGTCGCCGCGAGCGAGCGCAGCGGGCGGGCCGTGTGGGACGTGTCCACGGCCATCGACACCCCCCGGACGCTGGCCTTCCGCGACCCCCGCCGCTCCTACCAGTGGACGCTGGAGCGCTGGGTGACCGACCGCAGGACCAACGCTCCGGTGCACTGCTGCGGGGAGACGCCGGAGTATCAGGGCGAGGCCTACCTCAAGTTCCCCTTCGACGTGCAGCAGCGCGACTACCTCTGGTGGGACAGCACACTGGGAGCCACTGTCCGGCTGGAGTTCAAGGGCACCAAGAAGGTCGCGGGCTACGAGGGTTACCGGTTCACCGGATCCGTGAAGGACACCCGGACGGGCACCCGCCAGGTACCGGGCCGGCTGGTCGGCCTGCCGAAGCGGAGCCAGGTGCACGCCGAGGAGTGGTACGCCAACCAGGGCATCGAGCTCGTCGTCGACCGGCGGACCGGCCGCATCATGAACGCCAGGATCGCTCCCCGCAAGACGCTGCGCGCACCCGGTGCCGATGAGGCGAAGGTGGTCCTGCTGGACAGCCCGGGGCTGGAGTTCACGGCGGACACCCAGCACCAGCAGGTGGCACTGGCGAAGTCGGACAGCGGCAGACTGCGGGCGCTTGGTGACACCGCGCCGATCGGCGCGGGAGCGGCCGGACTCGTACTGGCGGCCGCGGGTGGCGTACTCGTCGCGCGCGGCAGGAATCCGCGAATCCACAGCAATGCGAACAATGTGATGGAACGTCAGTCCGAAAGCAGGCCAAATTTGTCACCGCCGTGA
- a CDS encoding helix-turn-helix domain-containing protein yields the protein MPVRTAWRDVPRLRARRFASLAMAEVPALAQVILVEIRKEFPGLPLVVDDSGEPMALIGIRGALEDFVDHLVVEEERPHRRQMEVFREFGRGEVLQGRSLDSLQAIYRLGVRLAWRRLAEIGQQVEIPPPAMYELVESGFEYLDGLVAQSVRGYVEAAARQAGERLWLQRRLIGLMLSEHRTDPTDALAGHAERIGWPLPEQVAVGVLLRPAPESVAPAVGQDVLLDMEYEQPRMVVPEPDAAGRPELLGRAMTGWSGAMGPPVPLAEAAKSLHWACAAVRLMERGLLPAGQVLRCTEHTEALVLLPPEELIEDLARRCLAPLDKCAPAHSRRLVETLLAWLETRGGAPEVAARLGVHPQTVRYRLRQIRALLGDEVDDPDRRFELELVLRARRLRDAGVARYAGEPLPGGAGRHGSER from the coding sequence ATGCCCGTGCGCACGGCCTGGCGGGACGTACCCCGCCTGCGGGCACGCAGATTCGCGTCCCTGGCTATGGCCGAGGTGCCCGCACTCGCCCAGGTCATCCTGGTCGAGATCCGCAAGGAGTTTCCCGGCCTGCCGCTCGTCGTCGACGACTCGGGCGAGCCCATGGCCCTGATCGGCATCCGCGGCGCGCTGGAGGACTTCGTGGACCACCTCGTGGTGGAGGAGGAACGGCCGCACAGGCGTCAGATGGAGGTGTTCCGGGAGTTCGGCCGCGGGGAGGTGCTGCAAGGCCGCAGCCTGGACTCCCTCCAGGCCATCTACCGGCTCGGCGTACGGCTTGCGTGGCGTCGCCTCGCCGAGATCGGCCAGCAGGTCGAGATCCCGCCGCCGGCCATGTACGAGCTGGTGGAGTCGGGATTCGAGTATCTCGACGGGCTCGTCGCACAGTCCGTACGCGGCTATGTCGAGGCCGCCGCCCGCCAGGCCGGTGAACGGCTGTGGCTGCAGCGGCGGTTGATCGGCCTGATGCTCAGCGAGCACCGCACGGATCCCACCGATGCCCTCGCCGGGCATGCCGAACGCATCGGCTGGCCACTGCCCGAACAGGTCGCCGTCGGAGTACTGCTGCGGCCGGCCCCGGAGTCTGTCGCCCCGGCCGTGGGTCAGGACGTGCTGCTGGACATGGAGTACGAGCAGCCGCGCATGGTCGTCCCCGAGCCGGACGCGGCAGGCCGGCCGGAACTCCTGGGGCGCGCGATGACGGGCTGGTCGGGCGCGATGGGACCGCCGGTTCCGCTCGCCGAGGCCGCCAAGTCGCTGCACTGGGCCTGCGCCGCCGTACGCCTGATGGAGCGCGGCCTGCTCCCGGCCGGCCAGGTCCTGCGGTGCACGGAGCACACCGAGGCGCTGGTCCTGCTGCCGCCCGAGGAGCTGATCGAGGACCTGGCCCGTCGCTGCCTGGCGCCGCTCGACAAGTGCGCCCCCGCGCACAGCCGACGGCTCGTCGAGACGCTGCTCGCATGGCTGGAGACACGTGGCGGCGCCCCCGAGGTCGCGGCACGGCTCGGGGTCCATCCGCAGACGGTGCGCTACCGATTACGCCAGATCCGCGCACTGCTGGGCGACGAGGTGGACGATCCGGACCGGCGCTTCGAACTGGAGCTGGTGTTACGGGCCCGCCGCCTGCGCGATGCGGGGGTGGCCAGGTACGCCGGTGAACCTCTGCCGGGCGGCGCAGGACGACATGGGTCGGAGCGCTGA